In the Clupea harengus chromosome 16, Ch_v2.0.2, whole genome shotgun sequence genome, one interval contains:
- the slc38a2 gene encoding sodium-coupled neutral amino acid transporter 2 isoform X1, with protein sequence MLNKCVCRSLLCRMKEITKTEMSRLNITPDEDSCASSNSNEFSSYQDCPTKKVPIGSNQFGDAMDAESQNFLPEYHLDKKKYATDYDPGSASFGMSVFNLGNAIMGSGILGLSYAMANTGIGLFVILLVAVCIFSLYSVHLLLKTANEGGSMVYEQLGYKAFGMPGKLAASISITMQNIGAMSSYLFIVKYELPIVIQSFTGDSNGEWYTNGDYLVMIVSVAIILPLSLLRNLGYLGYTSGFSLLCMVFFLIVVIYKKFQIPCPLTNDILNATINATVAQINANANVTDYSADTCTPKYFVFNSQTVYAVPILTFAFVCHPAILPMYEELKDRSRRKMQGVANVSFLGMFIMYLLAALFGYLTFNVHVEPELLHTYSKVYKSDVVLLIVRLAVLTAVTLTVPVVLFPIRTSVNALLCASKEFSWIRHTIITVMLLVCVNILVIFVPTIRDIFGFIGASAAAMLIFILPSAFYLKLVKKESMRSMQKIGASIFLVSGFIVMIGCMTLIILDWISRATSTEAVDDGH encoded by the exons atgttaaataaatgtgtttgccGTTCTTTGCTCTGCAGGATGAAAGAAATCACAAAAACAGAGATGAGCCGGTTGAACATCACACCGGACGAAGACAGCTGCGCTAGTTCAAATAGCAATGAATTCAGCAGTTACCAGGATTGTCCCACCAAGAAAGTCCCCATTGGCAG taACCAATTTGGTGATGCCATGGATGCAGAGAGCCAGAACTTCCTGCCTGAGTACCACTTGGACAAGAAAAAATATGCGACAGACTAT gatcctggctcAGCCTCCTTTGGGATGTCCGTATTTAACTTGGGCAACGCCATCATGGGGAGTGGCATCTTAGGTCTGTCCTATGCCATGGCCAACACCGGCATTGGACTGTTTGT GATTCTTCTGGTGGCTGTGTGTATTTTCTCCCTCTACTCGGTACATCTGCTGCTTAAAACTGCCAATGAAGGAG GCTCTATGGTGTATGAGCAGTTGGGCTATAAAGCATTTGGGATGCCAGGGAAGCTGGCTGCATCTATTTCAATCACCATGCAGAACATTGGAG CCATGTCGAGCTACCTTTTCATTGTGAAGTACGAGCTGCCAATTGTGATTCAGTCATTTACCGGAGATTCCAATGG GGAATGGTATACCAATGGAGACTACCTGGTAATGATTGTGTCTGTGGCGATAATTCTTCCCCTGTCACTGCTGAGGAACTTGG gtTACCTCGGTTACACAAGTGGCTTCTCCCTCCTCTGCATGGTCTTCTTTTTGATTGTG GTGATCTACAAGAAGTTCCAGATCCCCTGCCCCCTCACCAACGACATCCTCAACGCAACCATAAATGCTACCGTGGCCCAGattaatgctaacgctaacgtcACTGACTACAGTGCTGATACGTGCACTCCAAAATACTTTGTCTTCAACTCTCAG ACCGTGTATGCTGTGCCAATCCTGACATTCGCCTTTGTGTGCCACCCAGCCATCCTGCCTATGTATGAGGAGCTGAAGGA TCGCTCTCGCAGAAAGATGCAGGGTGTGGCCAATGTCTCCTTCCTGGGAATGTTCATCATGTACCTGCTGGCTGCTCTCTTTGGATACCTGACCTTtaatg TGCATGTGGAGCCTGAGCTGCTGCACACCTACTCCAAGGTGTACAAGTCTGACGTGGTCCTGCTCATTGTCCGCCTGGCCGTTCTGACTGCTGTGACGCTGACCGTCCCCGTTGTGCTTTTCCCT atCCGTACCTCTGTCAACGCTCTGCTGTGCGCCTCCAAGGAGTTCAGCTGGATACGGCACACCATCATCACTGTGATGCTGCTGGTATGCGTCAACATCTTGGTCATCTTCGTGCCCACCATCCGTGACATCTTTGGCTTCATTG GGGCCTCCGCTGCTGCCATGCTCATCTTCATCCTGCCCTCGGCTTTCTACCTTAAACTGGTCAAGAAGGAGTCCATGAGGTCTATGCAGAAGATTGGG GCGTCCATCTTCCTGGTCAGTGGCTTCATCGTCATGATTGGTTGCATGACTCTCATCATCCTGGACTGGATCTCCCGAGCCACTTCCACTGAGGCAGTTGATGATGGCCACTAG
- the slc38a2 gene encoding sodium-coupled neutral amino acid transporter 2 isoform X2, translating into MKEITKTEMSRLNITPDEDSCASSNSNEFSSYQDCPTKKVPIGSNQFGDAMDAESQNFLPEYHLDKKKYATDYDPGSASFGMSVFNLGNAIMGSGILGLSYAMANTGIGLFVILLVAVCIFSLYSVHLLLKTANEGGSMVYEQLGYKAFGMPGKLAASISITMQNIGAMSSYLFIVKYELPIVIQSFTGDSNGEWYTNGDYLVMIVSVAIILPLSLLRNLGYLGYTSGFSLLCMVFFLIVVIYKKFQIPCPLTNDILNATINATVAQINANANVTDYSADTCTPKYFVFNSQTVYAVPILTFAFVCHPAILPMYEELKDRSRRKMQGVANVSFLGMFIMYLLAALFGYLTFNVHVEPELLHTYSKVYKSDVVLLIVRLAVLTAVTLTVPVVLFPIRTSVNALLCASKEFSWIRHTIITVMLLVCVNILVIFVPTIRDIFGFIGASAAAMLIFILPSAFYLKLVKKESMRSMQKIGASIFLVSGFIVMIGCMTLIILDWISRATSTEAVDDGH; encoded by the exons ATGAAAGAAATCACAAAAACAGAGATGAGCCGGTTGAACATCACACCGGACGAAGACAGCTGCGCTAGTTCAAATAGCAATGAATTCAGCAGTTACCAGGATTGTCCCACCAAGAAAGTCCCCATTGGCAG taACCAATTTGGTGATGCCATGGATGCAGAGAGCCAGAACTTCCTGCCTGAGTACCACTTGGACAAGAAAAAATATGCGACAGACTAT gatcctggctcAGCCTCCTTTGGGATGTCCGTATTTAACTTGGGCAACGCCATCATGGGGAGTGGCATCTTAGGTCTGTCCTATGCCATGGCCAACACCGGCATTGGACTGTTTGT GATTCTTCTGGTGGCTGTGTGTATTTTCTCCCTCTACTCGGTACATCTGCTGCTTAAAACTGCCAATGAAGGAG GCTCTATGGTGTATGAGCAGTTGGGCTATAAAGCATTTGGGATGCCAGGGAAGCTGGCTGCATCTATTTCAATCACCATGCAGAACATTGGAG CCATGTCGAGCTACCTTTTCATTGTGAAGTACGAGCTGCCAATTGTGATTCAGTCATTTACCGGAGATTCCAATGG GGAATGGTATACCAATGGAGACTACCTGGTAATGATTGTGTCTGTGGCGATAATTCTTCCCCTGTCACTGCTGAGGAACTTGG gtTACCTCGGTTACACAAGTGGCTTCTCCCTCCTCTGCATGGTCTTCTTTTTGATTGTG GTGATCTACAAGAAGTTCCAGATCCCCTGCCCCCTCACCAACGACATCCTCAACGCAACCATAAATGCTACCGTGGCCCAGattaatgctaacgctaacgtcACTGACTACAGTGCTGATACGTGCACTCCAAAATACTTTGTCTTCAACTCTCAG ACCGTGTATGCTGTGCCAATCCTGACATTCGCCTTTGTGTGCCACCCAGCCATCCTGCCTATGTATGAGGAGCTGAAGGA TCGCTCTCGCAGAAAGATGCAGGGTGTGGCCAATGTCTCCTTCCTGGGAATGTTCATCATGTACCTGCTGGCTGCTCTCTTTGGATACCTGACCTTtaatg TGCATGTGGAGCCTGAGCTGCTGCACACCTACTCCAAGGTGTACAAGTCTGACGTGGTCCTGCTCATTGTCCGCCTGGCCGTTCTGACTGCTGTGACGCTGACCGTCCCCGTTGTGCTTTTCCCT atCCGTACCTCTGTCAACGCTCTGCTGTGCGCCTCCAAGGAGTTCAGCTGGATACGGCACACCATCATCACTGTGATGCTGCTGGTATGCGTCAACATCTTGGTCATCTTCGTGCCCACCATCCGTGACATCTTTGGCTTCATTG GGGCCTCCGCTGCTGCCATGCTCATCTTCATCCTGCCCTCGGCTTTCTACCTTAAACTGGTCAAGAAGGAGTCCATGAGGTCTATGCAGAAGATTGGG GCGTCCATCTTCCTGGTCAGTGGCTTCATCGTCATGATTGGTTGCATGACTCTCATCATCCTGGACTGGATCTCCCGAGCCACTTCCACTGAGGCAGTTGATGATGGCCACTAG
- the LOC105897498 gene encoding low affinity vacuolar monovalent cation/H(+) antiporter-like translates to MAACADLTTENIRPIISNSSVSQYFIGVTVLAMVPELPEIVNGIQFALQNNISLSLEVGSCIAVQVCMIQIPLLILFNAFYDVGFVLIFSDLHLWASIFSVILVNYIFMDGKSDYFQGSALVMVYLILLASYFFAPSPVGC, encoded by the exons ATGGCTGCCTGTGCTGACCTGACCACAGAGAACATTAGGCCCATCATCTCCAACTCCAGCGTCTCACAG TATTTCATTGGAGTTACTGTGCTGGCAATGGTTCCAGAACTCCCAGAGATTGTCAATGGAATCCAATTTGCCCTTCAAAATAACATCAGCCTCAG TTTGGAGGTAGGAAGCTGTATTGCGGTGCAAGTCTGTATGATCCAGATACCTTTGCTAATCCTATTCAACGCTTTTTAT GACGTTGGCTTTGTTCTTATATTCAGCGACTTGCACCTGTGGGCCAGCATATTTAGTGTTATATTGGTGAACTACATCTTCATGGACGGAAAGTCTGACTACTTCCAGG gctcAGCCCTGGTGATGGTCTATCTCATCTTACTGGCTTCATACTTCTTCGCCCCCTCTCCGGTTGGCTGCTGA